One genomic segment of Vagococcus intermedius includes these proteins:
- a CDS encoding cation diffusion facilitator family transporter, whose protein sequence is MLEERYLELKAAEKGAVISILAYILISTLKLTVGIWAHSAALKADGLNNFTDIIASLAVLIGLRLARRPADDDHRYGHWKVETVASMVTSFIMLLVGGQVLISSIKSFLNNETTRPDPLAAYVGIFSALIMLGVYFYNRKLANRVRSGALLAAAKDNLSDAYTSIGTAVAIFAASLNWHWLDNGAACIVGLIIIKTGLEVFSESAFSLSDGFSEDLLKTYSKEVMTVHGVRQVSEIRGRTYGANIFIDVVVLMDGDLSVNESHDITEHIEFILHEKYGVFDTDVHVEPYKESAF, encoded by the coding sequence ATGCTTGAAGAACGCTATCTTGAATTAAAAGCTGCTGAAAAAGGAGCAGTTATTAGTATTTTAGCTTATATTTTAATTTCTACCTTAAAACTAACTGTCGGAATTTGGGCTCACTCAGCAGCCCTTAAAGCAGATGGTTTGAATAATTTTACCGATATCATTGCCTCATTAGCAGTCCTGATTGGTTTGCGTCTAGCAAGACGTCCTGCTGATGATGATCATCGTTATGGTCATTGGAAAGTCGAAACTGTGGCAAGTATGGTGACATCTTTTATTATGTTGCTAGTGGGGGGACAAGTTTTAATTAGCTCTATCAAATCTTTTTTAAATAACGAAACAACAAGACCAGACCCTTTAGCAGCCTATGTTGGCATTTTTTCAGCACTTATTATGCTTGGTGTTTATTTTTATAATCGAAAACTGGCTAATCGTGTGCGCAGCGGAGCTTTATTAGCAGCGGCTAAAGATAATCTATCTGATGCTTACACTAGTATTGGTACAGCAGTGGCCATCTTTGCTGCTAGCTTAAATTGGCATTGGTTAGATAATGGTGCGGCTTGTATCGTTGGCTTGATTATTATTAAAACCGGCCTAGAAGTTTTTTCCGAAAGTGCTTTTTCCTTATCAGATGGCTTTTCGGAAGATTTACTCAAAACCTATAGCAAAGAAGTCATGACCGTTCATGGCGTTCGCCAAGTCAGTGAGATTCGTGGACGAACCTACGGTGCTAATATTTTTATTGATGTTGTTGTCTTAATGGATGGCGATTTGAGTGTCAATGAAAGTCATGATATTACTGAGCACATTGAATTTATCTTACACGAAAAATATGGCGTATTTGATACCGATGTCCACGTCGAGCCCTATAAAGAGTCAGCTTTTTAA
- a CDS encoding NAD(P)/FAD-dependent oxidoreductase: protein MKIAIIGGGIVGTTTGYYLTQKNDEVTIFDEKKGQATSAAAGIISPWLSQRRNQEWYQLAKAGAKLYPELMTDLGVTGSSDIYQQVGTLLFKNNEKLLNKLYDIAIERRIDAPEIGNIEILSPTEIKEKIPLLNPSMPGLFVSGGAKVDGRKLIEHLITCFKANGGVFLSTKVLAISPTSQGWQIETQDDKQLFDKIVLATGAWLPSLLTPLGFSVDIRGQKGQLIELKIDEDTKKWPVVMPQGESDIIPFSNGQLLVGATHENEQGYDLTVDPKVVADMLATVTNLAPNLSEADQIETRVGTRAYSSDFLPFFGEVKELPNLFVASGLGSSGLTIGPVIGQTLAYWLHEEETPLKPVSYSPNNYIIKH from the coding sequence ATGAAAATTGCCATAATTGGTGGAGGAATTGTCGGAACAACAACTGGCTATTACTTAACTCAAAAAAATGATGAGGTCACGATATTTGATGAAAAAAAAGGGCAAGCAACAAGTGCTGCTGCTGGTATTATCTCCCCTTGGTTATCCCAACGTCGTAACCAAGAGTGGTATCAACTAGCCAAAGCTGGCGCTAAACTCTATCCAGAATTAATGACAGATTTAGGTGTCACTGGCAGTTCCGATATCTATCAACAAGTTGGAACGCTATTATTCAAAAATAACGAAAAATTACTAAATAAATTATATGATATTGCTATTGAGCGTCGAATCGACGCCCCTGAAATAGGTAACATTGAGATTTTATCACCTACAGAAATAAAAGAAAAAATCCCCTTATTAAATCCAAGTATGCCTGGATTATTTGTCTCAGGTGGGGCTAAGGTCGATGGCCGTAAACTGATTGAGCACTTAATCACTTGTTTTAAAGCTAACGGTGGGGTTTTTCTCTCAACAAAAGTACTTGCCATTAGCCCTACTTCTCAAGGGTGGCAAATAGAAACTCAGGATGATAAACAACTTTTTGATAAAATTGTTTTAGCCACAGGGGCTTGGTTACCATCACTTTTAACCCCGCTAGGCTTTTCTGTTGACATTCGCGGGCAAAAAGGACAATTAATTGAGTTAAAAATCGACGAAGATACTAAAAAATGGCCGGTGGTAATGCCACAAGGAGAAAGCGATATTATTCCTTTTAGTAATGGACAGTTATTGGTCGGAGCAACCCATGAAAATGAACAAGGATATGATTTAACTGTAGATCCAAAGGTAGTAGCCGACATGCTAGCGACCGTCACTAACCTTGCGCCTAATTTAAGTGAGGCCGATCAAATCGAAACACGTGTAGGGACACGTGCTTATAGCTCTGATTTCTTACCATTTTTTGGTGAAGTAAAAGAACTTCCTAACTTATTTGTAGCCAGCGGGCTAGGCTCATCTGGTTTAACTATTGGACCTGTCATTGGTCAAACCTTGGCGTATTGGCTACATGAAGAAGAAACACCTTTAAAACCCGTTTCTTATTCACCTAACAATTATATTATTAAACACTAA
- a CDS encoding SPJ_0845 family protein, translating into MGLKFKKDDRLERAFDSFAFDPLKEEVNAKAQAAREAAAKFLEEETDHSDQESVDD; encoded by the coding sequence ATGGGATTAAAATTCAAAAAAGATGACCGCTTAGAAAGAGCCTTTGACTCATTTGCTTTTGACCCTTTAAAAGAAGAAGTTAATGCCAAAGCTCAAGCTGCTCGTGAAGCTGCAGCTAAATTTTTAGAAGAAGAAACAGACCACTCTGATCAAGAATCAGTCGACGACTAG
- a CDS encoding threonine/serine exporter family protein, whose product MMSEMVLKFIEQFALSFISAVGFAIIWQVPKSGWVYAGLCGTGGWLVYWAANLLELGPALSNFLGSLTIAAISYYLARWRRTPATLYNIPGITSLVPGGTSYKMTYSLITGQYTKAVEYGLSVMVVAGAIAGGLIIFEIARRNLRTKIFPIAKRKRPF is encoded by the coding sequence ATGATGTCAGAGATGGTATTAAAATTTATCGAACAATTTGCATTAAGTTTTATCTCAGCAGTGGGGTTTGCTATTATTTGGCAAGTACCTAAAAGTGGCTGGGTCTATGCTGGCTTGTGTGGCACTGGTGGCTGGTTGGTCTATTGGGCAGCTAATTTATTAGAATTGGGACCAGCTCTTTCTAATTTTTTAGGGTCATTGACCATTGCAGCAATTAGTTATTATCTTGCTCGGTGGCGCCGGACACCAGCAACTCTTTATAATATCCCTGGCATCACGTCACTTGTTCCTGGGGGAACTTCATATAAAATGACTTATAGTTTGATTACAGGTCAGTACACGAAGGCAGTAGAGTATGGTTTAAGTGTGATGGTTGTAGCAGGTGCCATTGCAGGGGGACTAATTATTTTTGAAATTGCACGTCGTAATTTAAGAACCAAAATATTTCCTATAGCTAAAAGAAAAAGACCTTTTTGA
- a CDS encoding threonine/serine exporter family protein, whose protein sequence is MEEKNFLLETCVLAGKVMLENGAEMYRVEDTMNRIAASQEEEGISFVTQTVVLMSLESTKNIQMKRVSERTTNLGKVSWVNDLSWGLSTNRITIKELNKQLREVERYKAPTQVWLKILSSALISGCLMILLGGTWPDFFATCLVGAGGYGAYYISATYLRLKYIDEFISAFIMGSLAFIMIKIGWGFSLDDMIIGSIMPLVPGVALTNTIRDLQEGHMLSGVLRGVEALIIAMMIGAGIAASFGVMG, encoded by the coding sequence TTGGAAGAAAAAAACTTTTTATTAGAGACCTGTGTTTTAGCAGGCAAAGTCATGCTCGAAAATGGTGCAGAGATGTATCGAGTGGAAGATACGATGAATCGCATCGCAGCGAGTCAAGAAGAAGAAGGCATTAGTTTTGTAACGCAAACAGTTGTTTTAATGAGTTTAGAAAGTACGAAAAATATTCAAATGAAACGGGTCAGTGAACGAACGACTAATTTAGGAAAAGTTTCTTGGGTTAATGATTTATCTTGGGGACTTTCTACAAATAGGATTACAATTAAAGAATTAAATAAACAATTGCGTGAAGTCGAGCGCTATAAAGCACCAACCCAAGTTTGGCTTAAAATTTTAAGTTCAGCTTTAATCAGTGGGTGTTTGATGATTTTACTAGGCGGGACATGGCCTGATTTTTTTGCGACTTGCTTGGTCGGAGCAGGGGGATATGGTGCGTATTATATTAGTGCTACTTATTTAAGATTAAAGTATATAGATGAGTTTATTTCAGCTTTTATCATGGGGTCTCTTGCTTTTATTATGATAAAAATCGGTTGGGGATTTTCATTAGACGATATGATTATTGGGAGTATTATGCCTTTGGTACCAGGAGTAGCTTTGACTAATACAATTCGAGACTTACAGGAAGGACACATGCTTTCAGGTGTATTAAGAGGAGTTGAGGCTCTGATTATCGCAATGATGATAGGTGCAGGAATTGCTGCATCCTTTGGTGTGATGGGGTAG
- a CDS encoding MurR/RpiR family transcriptional regulator: MKNPIELKINAVYRDISRKEQQIADYILNFPERIIHQSIGDLSRQLGMAESTVFRFCQRLGYKGYKEFKIDLASFKKNEPGIENEIYEGITREDSPKTIAKKVFEANRQALNDTVDLLDGAQVAAAIDLLRQSDRIYFFGIGGSNVIAMDAYHKFLRSPLDVSCSTDSHIQLMQAARLTEKDTAVIISHTGQSQDSLQIAGQVKKNGAHLIVITSFLLSPLAELSDICLLSTSKEVEYRSEALASRITQLSIIDALFVNVMYHDQEHSEASLAKIRKVISLTKNE; the protein is encoded by the coding sequence ATGAAAAATCCAATAGAATTAAAGATAAATGCCGTATATCGAGATATTAGTCGTAAAGAACAACAAATTGCTGATTATATTTTAAACTTTCCCGAAAGAATTATTCATCAATCAATAGGTGATTTGTCACGTCAGTTAGGCATGGCTGAATCAACGGTCTTTCGATTTTGCCAACGTTTGGGGTATAAAGGATATAAAGAATTTAAAATTGACCTAGCTTCGTTTAAAAAAAACGAGCCAGGTATTGAAAATGAAATTTATGAGGGGATTACTAGGGAAGATTCACCAAAAACAATTGCTAAAAAAGTTTTTGAAGCAAATCGACAAGCTTTAAATGACACGGTTGACTTGTTAGATGGAGCTCAAGTAGCAGCAGCGATTGATTTGCTAAGGCAATCAGATCGTATTTATTTTTTTGGGATAGGCGGTTCAAATGTTATTGCTATGGACGCGTATCATAAGTTTTTAAGAAGCCCATTAGATGTTAGTTGTAGTACAGATAGTCATATTCAATTAATGCAAGCGGCACGCCTAACAGAAAAAGACACAGCAGTGATTATTTCACATACTGGCCAGAGCCAAGATAGCTTGCAAATAGCTGGGCAGGTGAAAAAAAATGGTGCTCATTTAATAGTAATTACGAGTTTTTTATTGTCGCCATTAGCAGAACTGTCAGATATTTGTTTGTTGTCGACGTCAAAAGAAGTCGAATATCGATCTGAAGCTTTGGCCTCACGAATTACGCAATTAAGTATTATAGATGCACTGTTTGTGAATGTCATGTATCATGATCAAGAACATTCTGAGGCGAGTTTGGCAAAAATTCGTAAAGTTATTTCCTTAACTAAGAATGAGTGA
- the gnd gene encoding phosphogluconate dehydrogenase (NAD(+)-dependent, decarboxylating), whose product MELGIIGLGKMGLNLALNMTRQGHKVVGTDINSDSRKQATKENIPTVDTLSDLLMTLPERKIVWIMVPNGDPLQAVLDQVINQLNPNDIVIDGGNSNYKTSQAHGKRFADKGIHFFDVGTSGGTSGANNGACLMIGGNKEIFSEIEPLFQGISVENGYMYAGEVGSGHFLKMVHNGIEYGMMQAIAEGFDVLEGGPFDYNLEEVAKVWNNGSVIRSWLMELAEDAFKEDAKLDNIKGIMNSSGEGKWTVETALDYQVPTPVIALSLMMRYRSLYDDTFTGKVVAALRNGFGGHDVEKK is encoded by the coding sequence ATGGAATTAGGAATTATTGGTTTAGGAAAAATGGGACTAAATTTAGCACTTAATATGACACGCCAAGGTCATAAAGTTGTTGGAACAGATATTAATAGTGACTCACGAAAACAAGCAACCAAAGAAAATATCCCTACAGTTGACACGCTTTCTGACTTATTAATGACTTTACCTGAAAGAAAAATAGTGTGGATAATGGTTCCTAACGGTGATCCTTTACAAGCTGTATTGGATCAAGTTATCAATCAATTAAATCCGAATGACATTGTTATAGATGGAGGAAATTCAAATTACAAAACCTCTCAGGCTCACGGAAAGCGCTTTGCAGATAAAGGAATTCACTTTTTTGATGTCGGGACTAGTGGTGGAACTAGTGGTGCAAATAATGGTGCTTGCTTGATGATAGGTGGTAATAAAGAAATCTTTTCTGAAATTGAACCTCTATTCCAAGGAATTTCAGTAGAAAATGGTTATATGTATGCTGGAGAAGTTGGTAGTGGTCATTTCTTAAAAATGGTTCATAATGGAATCGAATATGGGATGATGCAAGCAATAGCTGAAGGCTTTGATGTCCTTGAGGGTGGCCCTTTTGATTACAATCTTGAAGAAGTAGCTAAAGTTTGGAATAACGGATCAGTTATTCGTTCATGGCTAATGGAGTTAGCAGAGGATGCCTTTAAAGAAGATGCCAAATTAGATAACATAAAAGGAATTATGAACTCTTCTGGGGAAGGGAAATGGACTGTTGAAACAGCCTTGGATTATCAAGTTCCCACACCGGTTATTGCCTTATCATTAATGATGCGTTATCGTTCGCTTTACGATGATACCTTTACTGGTAAAGTAGTCGCTGCTTTACGTAATGGTTTTGGTGGACATGACGTTGAAAAAAAATAA
- a CDS encoding anti sigma factor C-terminal domain-containing protein, whose product MNLDKKKVGSVSQALKRAKRKQLVKTILISLVVFILALPVIYKTANYFARRQSDYLNETLFDQQVLSAPNIQIDSQTLGQSGMTSGTVITNRSKNINGYIVPWSTLTSRYTWLNSSINYNELVPGFYLGERDSYEYDKQTKQKVASFYSPYIKNYYDGVKNDLKSVTQLDNHVVEVAISFDKAYTYQEIQDLIPSSMKLNKVWYWLDIKPEDQPKEELGPAGMPKYGINIEEKYQTSKFIEEDFAEFFKVAKKISNKQEQSELKQLLKNNEGKSYKEVKMMGVMLTGRSENFEKLIDKEWVRGASAGVTVERLPYVQSFK is encoded by the coding sequence ATGAACTTAGATAAAAAAAAGGTAGGGTCAGTTTCACAGGCTTTAAAAAGAGCGAAACGCAAGCAATTAGTAAAAACAATCCTAATTAGTTTGGTTGTGTTCATTTTAGCTCTACCAGTTATTTATAAGACAGCGAACTATTTTGCTAGAAGGCAGTCAGATTATTTAAATGAAACGTTATTCGATCAACAGGTCCTCTCTGCACCTAATATTCAGATTGATTCACAAACATTAGGTCAAAGTGGTATGACAAGTGGTACAGTTATCACAAATCGTTCTAAAAATATTAATGGCTATATCGTCCCTTGGAGTACATTAACTAGTCGTTATACTTGGTTGAATTCATCAATTAATTACAATGAACTGGTTCCAGGTTTTTATCTAGGAGAGAGGGATAGCTATGAGTATGATAAACAAACTAAACAGAAAGTAGCATCATTTTATAGTCCTTATATCAAAAATTATTATGACGGTGTTAAAAATGATTTAAAGTCAGTTACCCAGTTAGATAATCATGTCGTGGAAGTAGCAATTTCCTTTGATAAAGCCTATACTTATCAAGAAATTCAAGACTTGATTCCTTCTTCTATGAAGCTGAATAAAGTGTGGTATTGGTTGGACATTAAACCAGAGGATCAGCCAAAAGAAGAATTAGGTCCAGCCGGAATGCCGAAGTATGGAATAAATATTGAAGAAAAATACCAAACCTCAAAATTTATTGAAGAAGATTTTGCAGAATTTTTTAAAGTAGCCAAAAAAATTTCAAATAAACAAGAACAGAGTGAGTTGAAGCAGTTGCTTAAAAATAATGAAGGAAAGTCCTATAAGGAAGTTAAAATGATGGGAGTAATGTTAACCGGGCGTTCTGAAAATTTTGAAAAGTTGATAGACAAAGAGTGGGTTAGAGGCGCTTCTGCAGGCGTAACAGTCGAACGTCTCCCATATGTTCAATCATTTAAATAA
- a CDS encoding RNA polymerase sigma factor has protein sequence MLFFKKDGSHEPSFDEQLLTISVEVKRYLISKGATKEDAEDAVQNTFYKMLILTDDLSPRTIRAWFYRVAMNNLIDMKRREKTGKRLVKQVFDADDSSQKLDVNWLERDQLVQLLTELKEEYREILMLKYYYELSYEEIGTVLNYSEHNVRTLLYRARKAARILLEEEDK, from the coding sequence ATGTTGTTTTTTAAGAAGGACGGGTCTCATGAACCAAGTTTTGATGAACAGTTATTAACAATTTCAGTGGAAGTTAAACGTTATTTGATTAGTAAAGGAGCGACTAAAGAAGATGCTGAGGATGCTGTTCAAAACACTTTTTATAAAATGTTGATCTTAACAGATGATTTATCACCACGAACGATTCGTGCTTGGTTTTACCGAGTAGCAATGAACAATTTGATTGACATGAAACGCCGTGAGAAGACTGGAAAAAGGTTGGTAAAACAAGTATTTGATGCGGATGATAGTAGTCAAAAGCTAGATGTGAATTGGCTTGAGCGAGATCAATTAGTCCAACTTTTAACAGAACTTAAAGAAGAGTATCGGGAAATTTTAATGCTCAAATATTATTATGAATTGAGTTACGAAGAAATTGGAACTGTTTTAAATTATTCAGAACATAATGTTAGAACACTACTATATCGTGCTAGAAAAGCAGCAAGGATATTATTAGAGGAGGAAGATAAATGA
- a CDS encoding HsmA family protein, with product MSLDLILASGSMMVALVLYSIGVFGEKLSGTIQFKHLLFFAGGLVFDTTGTTLMNRIASDNGGSVFGLHQLTGGAALILMGLHFIWAIWVYKKGSQAAKAKFHQFSIGVWILWVISFVLGMLVGIGIL from the coding sequence ATGAGTTTGGATTTAATCTTAGCTAGCGGGTCCATGATGGTTGCGCTAGTCTTATACAGTATTGGGGTTTTTGGTGAAAAATTGAGTGGAACTATTCAATTCAAACATCTATTGTTTTTTGCCGGTGGTTTAGTCTTTGATACGACAGGAACTACTTTGATGAATCGAATTGCGAGTGATAATGGAGGGTCTGTATTTGGTTTACATCAATTAACAGGAGGAGCCGCCTTAATTTTAATGGGGCTACATTTCATTTGGGCCATTTGGGTTTATAAAAAAGGGAGTCAAGCAGCAAAAGCTAAATTTCATCAATTTAGCATTGGTGTCTGGATATTGTGGGTGATTTCTTTTGTGTTAGGTATGTTAGTCGGGATTGGCATTCTTTAA
- a CDS encoding MFS transporter, whose amino-acid sequence MTKINQKGTEKLAMMVLVLGVFMSALDNGIISAALTTINTSFNISEVQGSWGITLYTLGMAISTPIIGKLADRYGRKKLFIMEIILFAIGSLLVAISPTFIFFLGARFIQALGGGGIFIIASSFVLTVFPKDKQGGLLGMLGAVNGIASVVGPNVGSLVLNMTHKWHWLFLINIPIAVIIIITGMMWIPETKVTVLKRTDYWGTVFLSLGILSFMLAITNLDQSNLLASLVSPTVLIFLGIGIALFIGLFTIEKANEKKDVDAILAYHLLTNRNFMLTLVMGLLTGTLIAIFVYIPSYVEHRLGISANQAGVYMSGIGLASIVGAGSGGRFVDKKGARETIVMASFIAMVGFGSLAFLSTTITSFLVTSSITGLGFGMLMGAPLSVLASEAAGEEKGSALGTLSVSRQVGLTIAPTIYAALIQGGFDSFLPTVKESLPTEYVSQNLASVKTSSVEATLLSIKELPQSIEQSQMLTIFYDTAHLAYQHMFLMSTLASAVILLLTFALNNKKIK is encoded by the coding sequence ATGACAAAGATAAATCAAAAAGGAACTGAAAAACTGGCAATGATGGTCCTGGTTTTAGGGGTCTTTATGTCAGCACTAGATAATGGGATTATTTCAGCAGCATTGACGACTATCAATACATCTTTTAATATTTCAGAAGTTCAAGGTTCTTGGGGGATTACCTTATACACCTTAGGAATGGCAATTTCGACTCCTATTATTGGTAAATTAGCGGACAGATATGGTCGTAAAAAATTATTTATCATGGAGATTATTTTATTTGCAATAGGGTCACTTTTAGTTGCCATTAGCCCAACTTTTATTTTCTTCTTAGGTGCTCGTTTTATACAAGCCTTAGGCGGCGGTGGTATTTTTATTATTGCTAGTTCATTTGTATTAACAGTGTTTCCTAAAGATAAACAAGGTGGATTGTTGGGAATGCTTGGCGCAGTTAATGGTATTGCTTCGGTCGTTGGGCCAAATGTCGGAAGTTTAGTGTTAAATATGACACATAAATGGCACTGGTTATTTTTAATTAACATTCCAATTGCTGTGATTATCATTATTACAGGGATGATGTGGATCCCAGAAACAAAAGTAACTGTATTAAAACGGACAGATTATTGGGGCACTGTTTTCCTTAGTCTAGGTATTTTAAGTTTTATGTTAGCTATTACTAATTTAGACCAGTCAAATTTATTAGCTAGTTTAGTTAGTCCAACTGTGTTGATTTTTTTAGGGATTGGGATTGCTTTATTTATTGGTTTATTTACTATTGAAAAAGCGAATGAAAAGAAAGATGTTGATGCTATTTTAGCTTATCATTTATTAACAAATCGTAACTTTATGTTGACCTTAGTGATGGGCTTGTTAACAGGAACGTTGATTGCCATTTTTGTTTACATTCCAAGTTATGTGGAACACCGTTTGGGAATATCTGCTAACCAGGCAGGGGTATATATGTCAGGAATTGGTCTGGCTTCAATTGTAGGAGCAGGTAGTGGCGGTCGTTTTGTAGATAAAAAAGGTGCTCGTGAGACAATTGTGATGGCAAGTTTTATTGCAATGGTAGGCTTTGGTAGTTTAGCATTTCTAAGCACTACCATCACTAGTTTCTTAGTGACTTCTTCCATTACGGGTCTTGGATTTGGTATGTTGATGGGTGCACCCTTGTCAGTTTTAGCCTCAGAAGCGGCGGGAGAAGAAAAAGGTTCTGCACTAGGTACTTTGTCAGTTAGTAGACAAGTTGGTTTAACAATTGCACCAACTATCTATGCCGCTCTTATTCAAGGGGGCTTTGATTCTTTTCTACCAACTGTCAAAGAATCACTACCAACAGAGTATGTGAGCCAAAATTTGGCTAGCGTTAAGACTTCTTCGGTGGAAGCGACTTTATTGAGTATTAAAGAATTACCACAAAGCATCGAACAGTCACAGATGTTAACAATTTTTTATGATACAGCACATCTAGCTTATCAACATATGTTTTTAATGAGCACACTAGCTTCGGCAGTTATCTTATTATTAACTTTTGCGTTAAACAATAAAAAAATAAAATAA
- the menC gene encoding o-succinylbenzoate synthase — translation MVRIVREKEENFSISKVELFQIRLPLKSPFKTSYGVLTEKAFDIICLTSESGHIGYGELVAFETPDYIEETLPNSRLIIKDHLLPLILNRKIENPTQIWEWFQVVRGNYMAKSAIETAVWDLYAKITGQSLGVILESATDQLEVGVSMGMVASTEELLKRVSDYVEEGYTRVKLKIKPGYDIIPLSAIRKKFPNLMLMADANSAYDLSHLTDLKALDSLNLVMIEQPFAADDFLDHAILQKELNTPLCLDENIRTVNDCRVAVALGSCRSINLKIPRVGGITEALKIIDYCRDKQILVWLGGMFESGVGRALNLQLASRTEFGLPGDISASDRYFYEDILEKPLLMEAGKMKVPQGLGIGVTVNGAFLQKNNLSYTWLKR, via the coding sequence ATGGTTAGAATAGTCAGAGAGAAGGAAGAAAATTTTAGCATTAGCAAAGTAGAACTATTTCAGATTCGTTTGCCTCTAAAAAGCCCCTTTAAAACGAGTTATGGTGTTTTAACGGAGAAGGCTTTTGATATTATTTGCTTAACATCTGAGTCTGGTCATATTGGTTATGGCGAATTAGTAGCGTTCGAGACGCCAGATTATATTGAAGAAACCCTCCCCAATTCACGTCTGATTATTAAGGACCACTTGTTGCCACTTATCTTAAATCGTAAAATTGAAAATCCCACACAAATCTGGGAATGGTTTCAAGTCGTCAGAGGGAATTATATGGCTAAATCAGCCATTGAGACAGCAGTCTGGGATTTATATGCTAAAATAACAGGACAAAGTTTAGGGGTTATCTTAGAATCGGCAACAGATCAATTAGAGGTGGGTGTCAGCATGGGGATGGTCGCCTCAACAGAGGAATTGTTGAAGCGTGTGTCAGACTATGTCGAAGAGGGATATACACGAGTAAAATTGAAGATAAAGCCAGGCTATGATATTATCCCATTATCAGCTATAAGAAAAAAATTTCCTAATCTTATGTTAATGGCAGATGCGAATTCAGCTTATGATTTATCACATTTAACTGATTTGAAAGCATTAGATAGTTTAAATTTAGTAATGATTGAACAGCCCTTTGCAGCTGATGATTTTTTAGATCATGCTATCTTACAAAAAGAGTTGAACACGCCACTTTGCTTAGATGAAAATATTCGGACGGTAAATGATTGTCGAGTAGCAGTAGCTTTAGGGAGTTGTCGAAGTATCAATTTGAAGATTCCACGCGTTGGAGGAATTACAGAAGCTTTAAAGATTATAGACTATTGCCGTGACAAACAGATATTAGTCTGGTTAGGTGGTATGTTTGAATCGGGTGTAGGTAGAGCTTTAAACTTGCAATTAGCTTCTAGGACAGAATTTGGTTTGCCCGGAGATATATCGGCATCAGATCGTTATTTTTATGAAGATATTTTAGAAAAACCTCTGTTAATGGAAGCTGGTAAAATGAAAGTACCTCAAGGATTAGGCATTGGTGTAACAGTCAATGGAGCATTTTTACAAAAAAACAATCTTTCTTATACTTGGTTAAAAAGATAA